The genomic region CCGAGCCGCAGCGATCCGAGCTGCTGCAGTGGTCCAATCGGATCAGCGACCTCCTCTTCGCCCTCGCGCTCGCGGCCAACCACGCCCTCGGCGTGAGCGAGGTCGCCCCGGACTACTCCACCTAGACCGCGCGGAGGGGACGGTGGAGGTCGGGATCGTCGGCAAGCCGAACGTCGGCAAGTCGACGTTCTTCAACGCGCTCACGCTCCTCGACGCGCCGATGGCGCCGTACCCGTTCACCACGACCGTGCCGAACCGCGGTGTCGGAGCGGTGCGCGCCAAGTGTCCGCACGCCGAGAAGGGGGTCGCGTGCACTCCGGGCAACGCGAAGTGCGTGAACGGGACGCGGTGGGTCCCCGTGAACCTCATCGACGTGCCCGGCCTCGTCCCGGGCGCCCACGAGGGCAAGGGGCTCGGCCACAAGTTCCTGGACGACCTGCGCGCCGCGGACGGATTCGTCCAGGTCGTGGACCTCTCCGGCGGCACGAACGCCGAGGGCCAGCTCGCCCCGCCGGGCACCCAGGACCCGGCGCAGGAGGTCGGCTGGCTCGAGGACGAGCTGGTGAGCTGGGTCTCTGAGATCCTGTCGCGCGACTTCGAGCGGCATGCGCGCTCCACCGAGCTCGACGGCAAGAAGGTCGAAGAGTTCCTCGCGCACCGTCTCACGGGCCTCGCCATCCCCGGCCCGGCGATCTCGGCGGCGCTGCGCGTCGTCCCGGTCGACCGGGCGCATCCCGCGCGATGGACGTCGGCGGACCGGCTCGCGCTGGCCCGCGAGCTCCTGCGCGCCGCCAAGCCGCGCCTGGTCGCGGCGAACAAGAGCGATCGCTCGACCCGCTCCGCCGCCGACCGGCTGAGGGCCGCGATCGCCCCGATCCCCGAGGTCCCGACCTCGGCCGAGGCGGAGCTGACGCTGCGCCGCGCGGCCCGCGCCGGCCTGGTGGAGTACGCGCCGGGCGACGCCGGCTTCCGGGTCCCGGACTCGGCGCGGCTCAGCGCGCCGCAGCAGCGCGCGCTCGATGGGATCCGCTCCCTCCTGGCCGACTGGGGCTCGACCGGCGTTCAGGGCGCGCTCGAATCGATGGTCTTCGAACGGCTCCGCCAGATCGTCGTGTATCCGGTGGAGGACGAGAACCACTGGACCGATGCGCGGGGGCGGGTCCTACCGGACGCGCTCCTCGTGCCCGCCGGGACCACGGCGAGCGAGGTCGCCTTTCGCGTGCACTCGGACCTCGCGCGCAACTTCATCCGCGCGATCGACGGCCGCACGCACCGCGCGCTCGCGGCCGACCACGCGGTCGAGCCGAACGCGGTGATCCGGATCGTCGCGCGGAAGTAGCCGCGTTCAGTCGGGCAGCGCGCCCTCGATCAGCCGGGCCCCGTCCGGCTGCGGGCGCACCACGAACGGGAGCGCCCCCGCGCGCGCCAGCCGGCGCACGAGGTCGACCTCCTGGCCGGGGGACGGGAGCACGACGATCGAGCCGCCGGCCCCCGCGCCGGTGAGCTTCGCCGCCTCCGCCGCCGGCGCGGCCGCCTCGAGCAGCGCCTCGATCCGCGGATGCGAAACGCCGACCTCGCGCAGCAGCTCCTGGTTGCGGCGCATCAGCTCGGCCACGGCGGCCCGGTCGGCACGGCCGACCGCCGCGATGCCGTCGGTCGCCACCGAGCGGAACTCCTCGAGCAGCGCGGGCCCGTCGGGACGCGCGAGGCGGGCCCCGACGGCTCGCACCGCGTCGCCGGTCGCGCGCGGGATGCCCGAGTGCGCCACGACCCACGTCCAGCCCGGGTCCTCGACCCGGCGCACCTCCCAGTCGCGGGCGGCGTCCGTCACGCTCCACAGGCGCTCGCCGCTCCCGCCGTTGACGGAGAGGAAGCCGCCGGCGACGACCGCCGCGGTGTCGCCCGGGCTGCCGACGCCCTGGGCCCCGCGCTCGATCTCGAAGCTGCGCTGCGCGAGCGTCGCCCGGTCGATTCCGCCGGTCGCGGCGCCGAGCGCCGCCGCGAGCGCCGCCACGAACGCCGCCGACGAGCCCAGCCCCGCGGCGCGCGGGATCCGCGACACGCTGCGCGCGTCGATCGGCGGACCGCCGGCCCAGATCGTCTCGAGGGCCCGCGCGAAGTAGGCATTGCCCTCGCGGGCCGAGGCGTCGCCGTTCAGCCGGACGGCCGCCGAGGGCGCGAGGAACACCTGGGTCTCGAGGTCCAGCGCGAAGAGGAGCTCGGGGGCACCGTGGACGACTGCGTGCTCGCCGAAGACGATGCACTTGCCCGGCGCGCGGGCCGCGACCGGCAGCCGGTGCGGGGGCACGGCCGGTAGCGCCGGCGTCACGTCGAGCTCCCCGCCGTGCGGACGCGCTTGCCGCGCGCCTGCGGCACGACGATCTTGCGCGCGCCCGACGGCGCGCGGGGACCCGGGACGCCCCGCAGGCGGGCGAGGACCACGGCGACGGCCGCGACCTCGCTGTGGGGCTGGTGGCCGACCGCGAGGTTCGCGTCGGCGAGTCGGTAGAGCTCGGGGGGCACCTTCGCCCCGCCGACCACCAGCAGGATCTTCCGGGCGCGCTCCAGGCGGGGCGCGAGCTGCTCGAACGGGAGACCGTACATCGTCAGGTGGACGACCAGTCCGGGGGAGGAGCGCACGACGCTCTTCCAGTCGTCGACCCCCACGACCTCGAACTTTCCGCCCCAGCCCCGTCCGACCGCGGCGAGCCGAGCCGCGAGCTTTGGATCGGGCGGGTGCAGGAACATGCGCTCGGCGCCGAGGGCCCGCGCGGCGAGCGCGAGG from Thermoplasmata archaeon harbors:
- a CDS encoding redox-regulated ATPase YchF; translated protein: MEVGIVGKPNVGKSTFFNALTLLDAPMAPYPFTTTVPNRGVGAVRAKCPHAEKGVACTPGNAKCVNGTRWVPVNLIDVPGLVPGAHEGKGLGHKFLDDLRAADGFVQVVDLSGGTNAEGQLAPPGTQDPAQEVGWLEDELVSWVSEILSRDFERHARSTELDGKKVEEFLAHRLTGLAIPGPAISAALRVVPVDRAHPARWTSADRLALARELLRAAKPRLVAANKSDRSTRSAADRLRAAIAPIPEVPTSAEAELTLRRAARAGLVEYAPGDAGFRVPDSARLSAPQQRALDGIRSLLADWGSTGVQGALESMVFERLRQIVVYPVEDENHWTDARGRVLPDALLVPAGTTASEVAFRVHSDLARNFIRAIDGRTHRALAADHAVEPNAVIRIVARK
- a CDS encoding tRNA (cytidine(56)-2'-O)-methyltransferase; amino-acid sequence: MFLHPPDPKLAARLAAVGRGWGGKFEVVGVDDWKSVVRSSPGLVVHLTMYGLPFEQLAPRLERARKILLVVGGAKVPPELYRLADANLAVGHQPHSEVAAVAVVLARLRGVPGPRAPSGARKIVVPQARGKRVRTAGSST